In Amblyomma americanum isolate KBUSLIRL-KWMA chromosome 8, ASM5285725v1, whole genome shotgun sequence, the DNA window aaagccgcgacctcgacagtggaagtttacgcccaagattgtctgcctgtgtttctcgcagatctgcgacgcagacatgaagatccttgcggtcgaccctcgctgcccggggtcttgtcacgatgccttttcttggcgctactcacggctgcgtcggaaggtggagcacgggctactggaggatggagagtttcttctgggtaagcagcctattgatcatcgggccacttcgacagcacgtattaagctacagcagtggctcatacctaaatgaggcgggttataacacggatgacatgcaacagtatgatgtatcgtatttatttttttgtatttactgttactgctggtgcagaggcacaagaaacattgttataaagtgaaccgtatttcaagcgtaaaacaccaaggtAGAAGAGATGTccacatcgttattgtcgtgtaggatatcacagtacatcattaacctagaaggctgtgcttacagaggtaccccttagtcatgaatcttctgcatgcctatgaattctggttcagcatactggctttgagctgcttgatatgaatcatttattacataggcaacaacacacttcactgcaaattttggtcgtgcaggagacagtggatatccactggagccgtggctgctcacaccagtgtcagggcatcctggtgcaaacactgcagaagggcagtacaacgcagcacacgcctcaatgcgatgtgttgtggaacgctgcattggtgttctcaaaagccgcttccggtgccttcaaaggtaccggacactccactacgagccggagcgagcggtggtcatcattgcagcgtgtgctgcgttgcacaacatctgtcttgaagaagccctggctgcagacgaagacgacactactgatgaccctgacaacaatggaccacctctgcttgccgggtacttggcggggacaggatcccgcatgacctacctgcgtggtagagccatgcgtgaccgtatcattggcctctttggcacaacccgtccgcagaggcaagcacacctgcagatggtgcggcgacagcagcagcggcagcagcagcggcaacagcagcaccatcggcagtaagccctagaccatctggcagctgtggctgcaatgactcgccgtgctggcgtggcgagttgtcgcagccactcttgctacgggcagtgcaattgccctgtgttagtgcgtgagcccctgtgtgatatgatgcccttggccactggtagccacattccagcatttgtaaattactttttcttacatgtgcttgaaagcctccagtggcaagatatgaagtgcgcacatcaactgctgctccaccggcagtggtcaccagtatgcctttcagtgcatcagcaagcttgccgcacagctactgcactttctccttctcaagtcgaaatacacgccgaaacagctcgtccaacaagtgaaatgcatccttgtacaccgtctttcgccgttgcttacgtcgacctgcccatttaggcaaacagttgcttgtggtcactatgtgtttgatgaatgtgcacgaggaaaaagtgtggtgtggagactgctaggcaccagtaaagcgtttgtttttgcaccacgtttattcattggtcacaataatttttttcgccacagctgttcatactagtttcccgactgtaacacacagcatggaaacaaaagcatgcagcatcaacagtgatttgcatatgccttgtcgagtgctgcgcagagattgcactagaacagttgtatcttacactgtggccaaacgggcgagttggctgtacaattttaaggcgaacagtgcgaaagacatagccggaaagcagaggaaacacagaatgagcgctcgtcctgttttctttgctttccgtctaagtcttacgcgctgtttgcccttaaaaaaaaagcttcatcttgactgccagcttgaatgctagtaatcacaggtttggcatgttgtgcatacttgtaggcccgatgcagtcctggtttgcactttgctgaaacacattacataactggtggaatgcacagcaagtgctacacaagatattcctcttcgtagattttactggactaaaaaaccatgttacgtgtacaagacacacgagtatcacagacgatgatgccaacatggctgcgtttgaagttgtaaagggacccacaaacgagagccattaacattgttACATCATACCTTtagaggcggagctcaagcgtcccccaaatttttttgcctgcattcaacactagtt includes these proteins:
- the LOC144101547 gene encoding uncharacterized protein LOC144101547, with the protein product MRCVVERCIGVLKSRFRCLQRYRTLHYEPERAVVIIAACAALHNICLEEALAADEDDTTDDPDNNGPPLLAGYLAGTGSRMTYLRGRAMRDRIIGLFGTTRPQRQAHLQMVRRQQQRQQQRQQQHHRQ